A stretch of Rhinoderma darwinii isolate aRhiDar2 chromosome 4, aRhiDar2.hap1, whole genome shotgun sequence DNA encodes these proteins:
- the SLC35A1 gene encoding CMP-sialic acid transporter, whose amino-acid sequence MAARENVSLMFKLYCLLVMTLVAAAYTVALRYTRTVTTEMYFSTTAVCVAEVIKLLLSLVILTKETGSPSRLLTSLRENVLGSPKEMLKLSVPSLVYALQNNMAFVALSHLDAAVYQVTYQLKIPCTALCTVLMLNRSLSKLQWLSVFILCGGVTLVQYSPAEATRVQIEQNHWLGFGAVAVAVMCSGFAGVYFEKVLKSSDTSLWVRNIQMYISGIIVTLAAVFLNDGAGIIEKGFFYGYNYLVWFVVLLASVGGLYTSVVVKYTDNIMKGFSAAAAIVVSTIASVLLFGLQITLTFAVGALLVCISIYTYGLPRKDTTKLETKETSSNLSEKLISV is encoded by the exons ATGGCAGCCCGGG aaAATGTCAGCTTGATGTTCAAGCTCTACTGTCTGCTGGTGATGACTCTGGTAGCGGCTGCATATACGGTGGCCTTGCGTTACACAAGAACAGTGACCACAGAGATGTACTTTTCTACTACAGCGGTTTGCGTGGCTGAGGTTATAAAATTACTACTGAGTTTAGTCATCTTGACAAA GGAAACGGGAAGTCCTAGCAGACTCCTTACCTCTTTAAGAGAAAACGTCTTGGGAAGTCCAAAGGAGATGCTAAAGCTGTCTGTGCCCTCTCTGGTCTATGCCTTGCAAAACAACATGGCCTTTGTGGCACTGAGCCACCTTGATGCAGCTGTTTATCAG GTGACATACCAGCTAAAAATTCCTTGTACTGCTTTATGTACCGTACTCATGCTGAACCGTTCCCTCAGTAAACTCCAGTGGCTCTCCGTCTTCATTTTATGTGGTGGGGTCACACTTGTGCAATATAGCCCAGCCGAGGCCACACGGGTCCAG ATTGAACAGAATCACTGGCTGGGATTTGGTGCTGTGGCAGTTGCGGTGATGTGCTCTGGATTTGCTG GAGTGTATTTTGAGAAGGTGTTGAAGAGTTCTGACACTTCCCTGTGGGTGAGGAACATCCAAATGTACATTTCTGGCATAATAGTGACATTAGCTGCTGTCTTTCTTAATGATGGTGCAGGCATCATCGAAAAAGGATTTTTCTATGGCTACAATTACCTCGTCTGGTTTGTAGTTT TGCTGGCTAGTGTTGGTGGCCTTTACACGTCGGTTGTAGTGAAATATACCGATAACATTATGAAAGGCTTTTCAGCAGCTGCAGCCATTGTCGTCTCGACCATTGCGTCCGTGTTGCTCTTTGGATTGCAGATAA CATTAACCTTCGCTGTTGGAGCATTGCTTGTTTGCatatccatatatacatatgggtTACCCAGAAAAGACACAACCAAGCTCGAAACGAAGGAGACCAGCAGCAACCTCAGTGAAAAACTGATCAGTGTTTGA